Part of the Misgurnus anguillicaudatus chromosome 25, ASM2758022v2, whole genome shotgun sequence genome, gGGTGTccgtttcagatttatccactttaggacccggtttcaaaaaatagcggattcagtctcccaaaacaccggatccgtgtggatgaaacgccaatacgataacaaatttattcGTATACAGTGAtccgcgtctccgtgtggacaatGCTTGTTAAATACTCGCGCCCGTTTCCCTATTGCAAGACTTTGCGCGTGCGTCTTCCACAACAGACAAGGTGTTTAAACTTGACGCACACGCGCAAGCCTGTGTCTCTATGCTTATTAAATACTCCCGCCTGTCTCCGCAAGTCCACATCGCAAGACTTTTCGTGCGCGTCTTCCACAACAAACAAGGTGTTTAAACTTGACGCACACGCGCAAGCCTGTGTCTCTATGCTTATTAAATACTAACGCCTGTCTCCGCAAGTCCGCATCGCAAGACTTCACGCCCGCGTCTCTCAAAACGGATGATgcgttttacacacacacacacacacgcccaACAACGCTTACAGcctgtctccttatttaaaacaaactaaaataccATTTAACTTGGTTGCTAATGTCACTTGAATGAAATGACATGACATTGAACGCATttggattttatattcattttaaaaatcccaaatgtaGCTTTTTAATATTTGGATGGTTATGAAGTTGAGTATTACAGTTcgttgtttacaaaaaaaaccaaACATGCATTCAAATCTTTTCAGTAAAACTCAgtcacccatttaaatattttaaattgttgttaaagttgcagctataatgaacccacttatttaaatactgttacaGTGTTAGTCCAAGCTAAAgatcattttacatttcatacaATAAGAAGTGTTAATCATattcttaatttctttgtttttgtttccttattttcacaaaacaaaaaaaaaacataagaataCAGTTAAATCACCAGACCCATAAGCAGTATCAGTAAGATCTAACCATCTAAAGAGGCAGATGCGCATTGCATCTGCTACAAAATTTAATCGCAAATCGAATCGCAATCGCAATTCTTGGCAGAAAAGgcgcaattagattttttcccTAAATCGCACAgccctacttaagtctgtgtcattaatgttcaaacaacccaagacaaagagaaaatcccttctgtagctctaaaaaaaatcatatttaatttatacaaagaCTTTAcctaatgtgcaactttgttcttttttataaatgtttgtaatttcttaatttgttaCTAAATGTTTCCCACcccttttttgctgatctgaaaaattatcagatctgtgcctcaaaaaccgtaATGTGATCTGAACCATGAGTTTTGTGATTCGTCACACCCCTATTTTGTAATGTTCTGGGCTATCCTCCATgtctttttcaaaatgctaagAGGGGCCAGAATTTAGAAATTAACTGAAGTACCTTAAAGGCAGATTTTTACATACACAGTCAACCATGTCAGAATTGTTAGGCGAATTAGCACTTAGTATAAAAGTTATTGTTTCCCTGTGATGTGTCTTGAGTGTGGCTCAGGCGAGCTGTGCCGTGCTATGCTTCAACACACAATTCTGTGTCGTGTCACGCTGaacattttcctgttttgtatgttaaagtcttaaatttttattttagaggacttaaaaaggtcttaaaagtCATTAAATTTGCTGTTAAAAATGTGCAGATACCCTGTCAGATGGTGGATGTGGGGAGTTAAACCGAACGGTTTGAGCATCACAGATCAACTCCACTGGCCAGTCCTCAACAAAGTGATGATGAATGTTCATTTTCTGATATCATCAaccattctggtgatatgtCATGGAGTCCAGGAGAGGAGATGTTGAGTGAGCCCTCTGAGGAGGAACCAGAAGAGCTGGAATCTCTCAGTGACCCAAAGTAAAAACCTTTTTATTCATGGAAAATGTTTCTGATTGTGTATCAAAAAAATGTCATAGTCAGAATTAATGTGTGTTTTccttttcttgttttcagtgctGTTGACAAGTTCATTGTTTGCCAGAGGCAGTTGCTGACCTTGTTCACGGTTTGCCCTGTATGCTGTGGGGAAACCCAGGGACACCCGGAAGGAACATTTATAAAAGTCAAGCAGGTAATGTCTTATTTGTCAACTGTCTATGTATGAGGAGCTGAATTATAGTCTGTGAATGCACAGTATGTATATTAATTATTTGTGTCTTAACTATACAGTTTTTTACTGGCTCATCTTAAAGCTGCTTGAGTATTAAATCTTCTCTCATCTTTCAGGCCTGCAAAACTTGTGGTTATGAGGCGTTACTGGCAAAACCAAGAGAAGGTGCATCGAAACATGCCTGCCTGCAACCTTTTACTCAGCGGTGCCATCCACTTCTCAGGTTGCATGGCTACTCAGACAATCAGGATGCTGAAGCTGTTTGGACTGCAGTGCATAAGTCCCGGCACTTTTTTCCACCATCAGCGCTTATACACTATCCCTACCATCATGCAGGCCTGGAGGAATGAGCAGAGGGGGATCATCAGGGAGTTGAAGGAGACTGGGGGTGGATTGATCTTGTCTGGTGACTGcaggtacactgaaaaaaataatttctggaCATCGATTGCACAgaattaaattataattatatttcttaaaataaaatgaacataaattaaaattcatttaattttaagaaaacacgattcaatcatgttgaactggtgtacataattaaataatgtaaatccaaaagtttaagaaaaattattttaagaaaacctaATTCAATCATGCGCAACTAGAGATTGTTTTCAGTGTAGAATGGTTCAGCTGACGTCACTGATGTTGAACAGGTcaatttgtttttgcattaacCTCTAAATGTACGTTCTTAGATCAGATTCTCCTGGACACTGTGCGAAATATGGTAGCTACTCCTTGATTGAGGATCGAATTAACAAAGTTTTGGATGTTCAGCTTGTCCAAGTACGTTGATGTCACACAGAAATCTTGTGTCTGATTTGGTTACGGATATTACTGTTACTGTTCAGTAATCAGTTGGTATTACAGAGCTCAGAAGTCCCAAGCAGCTCTTGGTGTGAGCTAGAGGGTCTAAAGCGGAGTATGCAGTTCCTAATGGACCAAGACATGCAAGTGTCTGCTCTGATAACAGACAGAAATCGGCAGGTAATGATGCTAGGAGAGATCTAAAGCTGATCAGCATTGAAAGGCACAGTATCACTCAAAATCAATtctaaattctttaaaaatctatttgtgtTTTAGGTGGCCAAGTGGGTGCGTGAAGAAATGTGTTCAGAAGGAACAAGGCATTTCTTTGATGTCTGGCATATTGGTAAAAGTATGTATTGTGATGTGGGTAGTTCTACATATCAAACTTTTTTGtagttaaaggagcatttcaccagtggaaacattaatctttattaaagtggattatatttgtagtcgaaatgtaacataattgtcgaatttggtgcctatttgacagagaaaatttgtgtttgtagtctcaccccctctacaaagatataggacttccttctttcaatgatgcaaaatgatgatttttacatcattgaaagaaggaagtgcaacactgaaatccatatttctcctgtctcaggggaaacagagggaatgatgcacgaccattcaaaaacatgactggggttctaactatacaaagtttaatgcaaatgggtgaagtgtccctttaaattcacTTTCCTAAAAATTAGTTTGCTCTGTTTGTCTGCTCTGGAACAGGTATACAGAAAGCACTGGATGCAGCTGCAAAAGAGAGGAACTGTGAAGATCTCAAGCTGTGGAGGCCAGCCATTATCAACCATCTTTATTGGACTGCAGCTTCCACCCATACAGGAGATCCAGATGAGATGGAGGCAAAATTGCAGAGTATGATAAATCATGCACAGGACATACATGAACACAGCACTCCTGCATTTACCAGCTGCGCACATCCACCGTTGGAAGGAGAGGCAAGAGACAGGGAGTGGCTGGAACCAGGTAAAATATAATAGCCTATGTTAAAagatgtaaaatgttttgaggcTAAACTTTTTTCAGTGCTTGCAGACCTGCCAACCATTTTGCGTAGCAGGTACTCATTTTGACCTCAAAGTACAGTGATACGATTTGTCTCTCTAAACTATGCAAAAACCTGGTGACGCCTCTGTCGCGCGAAGTACTCAAAACAAGCAACAGAAATAGTGAGGGAATCCACCTGACATCCGAGTGAAGCGGAttaaatgtcaataaaaaaaaaataattgtcaataaaataaaacgtcATATACAAACCACatcaaataaagttttatacatGGAGAATATCTCGTGTCTCGAGCGCCCACGTGATAGGTGCCTATGCCtttctgtactgtactgtaaacaaagctacaataaattaaagacagacagacagtaacGAGCACTACTGTCACAGTTATGGTTGAATTTAAAGCAGTGTTAACTCTAAACTTTATGATATTGCTAAGAAGTTTACGTTCGCGCCGCTTAAAATGCGTCTCGAGGGTAACATTGCGTAAGAGTACATACAGACAAAT contains:
- the LOC129426346 gene encoding uncharacterized protein isoform X2 translates to MRRYWQNQEKVHRNMPACNLLLSGAIHFSGCMATQTIRMLKLFGLQCISPGTFFHHQRLYTIPTIMQAWRNEQRGIIRELKETGGGLILSGDCRSDSPGHCAKYGSYSLIEDRINKVLDVQLVQSSEVPSSSWCELEGLKRSMQFLMDQDMQVSALITDRNRQVAKWVREEMCSEGTRHFFDVWHIGKSIQKALDAAAKERNCEDLKLWRPAIINHLYWTAASTHTGDPDEMEAKLQSMINHAQDIHEHSTPAFTSCAHPPLEGEARDREWLEPGCVELLALTSGTVSHEALLASGGGERLSGGSGSQAGLVSQSASLLRLQQKPLSNREKAARHRARINANPISRARYLARRRESYEQRKREGKITHSPIAKLSMTRQQELRQNWRRYKKIQREKIRTITPQSCGHIEVNSQCQQESVINSASSETDCSSATHESPVSSWMKQEPKNEIIEWENMNFEVHTDAEQDSTLSNAISTTTPVESLLTSEMLTITKQHCLLECNKVKIEALEKQVQDLQEDRMFLRTQIENLTSVLSAYVRDGVHKNQET
- the LOC129426346 gene encoding uncharacterized protein isoform X1; translated protein: MRRYWQNQEKVHRNMPACNLLLSGAIHFSGCMATQTIRMLKLFGLQCISPGTFFHHQRLYTIPTIMQAWRNEQRGIIRELKETGGGLILSGDCRSDSPGHCAKYGSYSLIEDRINKVLDVQLVQSSEVPSSSWCELEGLKRSMQFLMDQDMQVSALITDRNRQVAKWVREEMCSEGTRHFFDVWHIGKSIQKALDAAAKERNCEDLKLWRPAIINHLYWTAASTHTGDPDEMEAKLQSMINHAQDIHEHSTPAFTSCAHPPLEGEARDREWLEPGCVELLALTSGTVSHEALLASGGGERLSGGSGSQAGLVSQSASLLRLQQKPLSNREKAARHRARINANPISRARYLARRRESYEQRKREGKITHSPIAKLSMTRQQELRQNWRRYKKIQREKIRTITPQSCGHIEVNSQCQQESVINSASSETDCSSATHESPVSSWMKQEPKNEIIEWENMNFEVHTDAEQDSTLSNAISTATTPVESLLTSEMLTITKQHCLLECNKVKIEALEKQVQDLQEDRMFLRTQIENLTSVLSAYVRDGVHKNQET
- the LOC129426346 gene encoding uncharacterized protein isoform X3; its protein translation is MRRYWQNQEKVHRNMPACNLLLSGAIHFSGCMATQTIRMLKLFGLQCISPGTFFHHQRLYTIPTIMQAWRNEQRGIIRELKETGGGLILSGDCRSDSPGHCAKYGSYSLIEDRINKVLDVQLVQSSEVPSSSWCELEGLKRSMQFLMDQDMQVSALITDRNRQVAKWVREEMCSEGTRHFFDVWHIGKSIQKALDAAAKERNCEDLKLWRPAIINHLYWTAASTHTGDPDEMEAKLQSMINHAQDIHEHSTPAFTSCAHPPLEGEARDREWLEPGCVELLALTSGTVSHEALLASGGGERLSGGSGSQAGLVSQSASLLRLQQKPLSNREKAARHRARINANPISRARYLARRRESGHIEVNSQCQQESVINSASSETDCSSATHESPVSSWMKQEPKNEIIEWENMNFEVHTDAEQDSTLSNAISTATTPVESLLTSEMLTITKQHCLLECNKVKIEALEKQVQDLQEDRMFLRTQIENLTSVLSAYVRDGVHKNQET